The DNA sequence GAACTGTGCTTCCGGGTAGTGTTGTTGAATCCGCTCAATGGAGGTGGGCCATTCAGCCAGATCGGCATCGGCCACGTTCCCCGCAGACGTGCGTGACAACTCATAAATCGCACAACCACCATAGAGCACACTCGCAGACGGGACGTACACAACTAAGTTGTCGGTCGAATGCGCAGCACCAGGATAGAAGAGTTCTACTGGACCGAAGCGCACTGCGTCCCCGCTCGATGAGAGTCCTTCTAGAGAGTGCGTGGGAATCTCGTTCCCCTCTACCTCGGCTAGCCGGCGTGTCGACGGTGATGCGTACGTTGCCACCCCAGCCGCCCGAAGGACATCAACGCCGCCGACGCGGTCGTCATGAAAGTGCGTGGAGACTGCACGCGTTACAGGAAGTCCAATTTGCTTCTCAATCTCCGCGAGAAGTGCCGCTGTGTTTTTCGCACCCCACGCTGTATCAATCAAAAGCAACTCATCACCATCACGGACAATGAGACCATTGGACGGGTAGACTGCGCCATCAAACGACTGCGTTGCGATATGCGACCAAACACCATCGGCAATCTGGTAAAGCCGGACCTCCCCGACCGGAATTTCGCTGACTGTCGGATACTCACCGCTAGAATCTACGGAAAAAGCGAGCGGACTCGCAATAGCCATGATAGACGCGGTCAAATAGACCAATAACTTACTCAAAAGTTTGAACATCAAAACTCCATGGGGGTGAGTGCGGCATAACTTTGTTTTAGGGCGACTGCCCTGCTGCGTAACATCGTTGCTGCTCCATAACATCAAACATCGACCCACGGCGTAACGCGCTTGCTGCTTGGATGCCCGAGGCATAGACTGTACAAAAAAACAGTCATAACAAGCCATGAAAACCGCCACTGCGCCGTTACCACCGCTGCGTTCGGTCAAGGTTCTGGACCAGTTGCGTGAGCGCATACGCTACTTGCATTACAGTTTACGAACCGAACAGGCTTATGTCCACTGGGTTCGTGCCTTCATCCGTTTCCACGGTGTGCGTCACCCGGCAACCTTGGGCAGCAGCGAAGTCGAGGCATTTCTGTCCTGGCTGGCGAACGAGCGCAAGGTTTCGGTCTCCACGCATCGTCAGGCATTGGCGGCCTTGCTGTTCTTCTACGGCAAGGTGCTGTGCACGGATCTGCCCTGGCTTCAGGAGATCGGAAGACCTCGGCCGTCGCGGCGCTTGCCGGTGGTGCTGACCCCGGATGAAGTGGTTCGCATCCTCGGTTTTCTGGAAGGCGAGCATCGTTTGTTCGCCCAGCTTCTGTATGGAACGGGCATGCGGATCAGTGAGGGTTTGCAACTGCGGGTCAAGGATCTGGATTTCGATCACGGCACGATCATCGTGCGGGAGGGCAAGGGCTCCAAGGATCGGGCCTTGATGTTACCCGAGAGCTTGGCACCCAGCCTGCGCGAGCAGCTGTCGCGTGCACGGGCATGGTGGCTGAAGGACCAGGCCGAGGGCCGCAGCGGCGTTGCGCTTCCCGACGCCCTTGAGCGGAAGTATCCGCGCGCCGGGCATTCCTGGCCGTGGTTCTGGGTTTTTGCGCAGCACACGCATTC is a window from the Pseudomonas sp. MRSN 12121 genome containing:
- a CDS encoding subclass B1 metallo-beta-lactamase VIM-2, giving the protein MFKLLSKLLVYLTASIMAIASPLAFSVDSSGEYPTVSEIPVGEVRLYQIADGVWSHIATQSFDGAVYPSNGLIVRDGDELLLIDTAWGAKNTAALLAEIEKQIGLPVTRAVSTHFHDDRVGGVDVLRAAGVATYASPSTRRLAEVEGNEIPTHSLEGLSSSGDAVRFGPVELFYPGAAHSTDNLVVYVPSASVLYGGCAIYELSRTSAGNVADADLAEWPTSIERIQQHYPEAQFVIPGHGLPGGLDLLKHTTNVVKAHTNRSVVE
- the intI1 gene encoding class 1 integron integrase IntI1 produces the protein MKTATAPLPPLRSVKVLDQLRERIRYLHYSLRTEQAYVHWVRAFIRFHGVRHPATLGSSEVEAFLSWLANERKVSVSTHRQALAALLFFYGKVLCTDLPWLQEIGRPRPSRRLPVVLTPDEVVRILGFLEGEHRLFAQLLYGTGMRISEGLQLRVKDLDFDHGTIIVREGKGSKDRALMLPESLAPSLREQLSRARAWWLKDQAEGRSGVALPDALERKYPRAGHSWPWFWVFAQHTHSTDPRSGVVRRHHMYDQTFQRAFKRAVEQAGITKPATPHTLRHSFATALLRSGYDIRTVQDLLGHSDVSTTMIYTHVLKVGGAGVRSPLDALPPLTSER